In a single window of the Leptolyngbya ohadii IS1 genome:
- a CDS encoding GIY-YIG nuclease family protein, protein MVEQKSLGQEADRLLVILVETPFKECYVLSREFHQLPNGAGLYAIKHRTMGILYIGKSGNVRSRLRGGHKALGWAFIDRLDPDDVRIAVARLSFPWARLSLQLEQIVLRQVRPPYNDRIAQEE, encoded by the coding sequence GTGGTTGAGCAGAAATCTTTAGGACAGGAGGCAGACCGTCTCCTTGTCATTCTTGTGGAAACACCCTTTAAGGAATGCTATGTGCTGAGTCGAGAGTTCCACCAACTGCCCAACGGTGCCGGACTATATGCCATCAAGCACCGCACTATGGGCATTTTGTATATTGGTAAATCGGGCAATGTTCGCTCTAGGTTGAGAGGAGGACATAAGGCTCTGGGATGGGCTTTTATTGACCGGCTGGACCCAGACGATGTTCGGATTGCAGTTGCCCGACTGTCTTTTCCTTGGGCTAGGCTATCATTACAGTTAGAGCAGATTGTCTTGCGACAAGTTCGTCCCCCTTACAACGATCGCATTGCCCAGGAGGAGTAA
- a CDS encoding helix-turn-helix domain-containing protein, which yields MSLETLDIAGWEHFTETWNENAAQVLEWVEEAESCLQAVQNSEFSDQLVFDIKLSKARLEAASKLLEEISSAFSAVAKPPSGHAQWERVQKNLERTESRVRLLDSELNNLINSSIINSPKEAELFLNSHIEPIPTGAPFISSLESQLRKDLWYDRDGIAVFSKIAKSNHQNYIEHYISSPGDVTTLPWDAAEKIINNFGFNTVKLQMILAAHAMNQEEPWSGSFTLSGEDVIRNLGWNNRKDISVHQKLSELASCAFALDCLLVKVEWKEGQINRRKTQVTIQTSRMWNIGISATGQKSLLTGKIENLERVELQVQPGLWTKGFLNRGGAKAKEALYQFGYLAQSVLKIDPYHNELALRLALHLTVESRIHTSGEYKVKTLLESLLIGYQTKLEQALKDRYKARDLVDQWNEALKTLIKLGWTVEFDQNYPESLRPDSKTRKPKGYINILLESKLIIRPPEPIPTLLERKKGKKFSDRRNSKPQLSPAKATPLTGEQVKTARKGKGWSQAKLAGMLGVSQQLISHIESGRREPTPEMEADLRSILKL from the coding sequence ATGAGCCTGGAAACACTTGATATAGCTGGGTGGGAGCATTTTACCGAAACATGGAATGAAAATGCTGCTCAAGTCCTGGAGTGGGTTGAGGAAGCTGAATCATGCTTGCAGGCGGTCCAGAATAGCGAGTTTTCTGACCAGTTAGTATTTGACATCAAACTCAGTAAAGCTCGGTTGGAGGCAGCATCCAAGCTGCTTGAGGAAATTTCCAGTGCCTTTTCAGCAGTCGCTAAACCTCCTTCGGGTCATGCCCAGTGGGAGCGCGTCCAAAAAAATCTGGAACGCACCGAGAGCCGAGTGAGATTACTGGATAGTGAGCTAAACAACCTGATTAATTCCAGCATTATCAACTCGCCTAAAGAAGCTGAACTTTTCCTAAATAGCCATATTGAGCCAATCCCGACAGGCGCACCTTTTATCAGCTCACTGGAATCCCAGTTGAGGAAAGACCTCTGGTACGATCGCGATGGAATTGCCGTTTTCTCGAAAATTGCCAAAAGCAATCACCAGAACTATATCGAGCATTACATCTCCAGTCCCGGTGATGTTACAACCCTTCCCTGGGATGCCGCCGAGAAGATCATCAATAACTTTGGATTTAATACGGTCAAGCTCCAGATGATCCTGGCAGCCCACGCTATGAATCAGGAGGAACCCTGGAGCGGCAGCTTTACGCTTTCAGGCGAGGATGTCATCCGCAATCTCGGTTGGAATAACCGGAAGGATATTTCGGTGCATCAGAAACTTTCAGAACTCGCGAGCTGCGCCTTTGCCCTGGACTGTTTGCTGGTTAAGGTGGAATGGAAAGAAGGACAAATCAACCGGCGAAAAACCCAGGTTACGATTCAAACCTCCCGGATGTGGAATATTGGCATCAGCGCAACAGGGCAGAAAAGTTTGTTAACCGGAAAAATCGAAAACCTGGAAAGGGTAGAACTTCAGGTTCAACCGGGTCTCTGGACTAAAGGATTTCTCAATCGCGGTGGGGCAAAAGCGAAGGAAGCTCTATACCAATTTGGCTATCTCGCTCAGAGCGTCCTCAAGATTGATCCTTATCACAATGAACTTGCGCTACGCCTCGCCCTTCATTTAACAGTCGAAAGCCGAATTCACACCTCCGGCGAGTACAAAGTTAAAACGCTTCTGGAATCCCTGTTAATTGGCTACCAAACCAAGCTAGAACAGGCTCTCAAAGATCGCTACAAAGCACGGGATTTAGTCGATCAGTGGAATGAGGCTCTTAAAACTCTGATTAAACTGGGTTGGACGGTCGAATTTGACCAGAATTATCCAGAGTCGCTCAGACCTGATAGTAAAACTCGAAAACCCAAAGGATATATCAATATCCTGCTTGAAAGCAAACTGATTATCCGTCCACCCGAACCTATCCCAACGCTATTGGAACGGAAGAAGGGCAAGAAGTTCAGCGATCGCCGTAATTCCAAACCACAGTTATCACCGGCTAAAGCTACTCCGCTAACAGGGGAACAGGTTAAGACAGCCCGCAAGGGTAAAGGATGGAGTCAGGCAAAATTAGCAGGTATGTTGGGAGTCTCCCAGCAGCTTATTTCTCACATTGAATCCGGTCGGCGGGAACCTACTCCTGAAATGGAAGCCGATTTGCGATCGATTCTGAAACTGTAG
- a CDS encoding barstar family protein: MKSDTLSDTGAVTPQYILEGRRTTTLEAFYAEIGRVLLGGQPWGENLETLPNVLRGEYGNVPETFRLIWCNTKIAQAALGYPHTVHQLTQQLRDCPPNRLIKTAWALRAALREQGPTVYDWLVELISKHPNVELVLVESDL, from the coding sequence ATGAAAAGCGATACATTAAGCGATACAGGAGCTGTGACACCGCAGTACATTCTGGAGGGTCGCCGCACAACCACGCTGGAAGCGTTTTATGCCGAGATTGGACGAGTGCTATTAGGTGGGCAGCCGTGGGGCGAAAATCTAGAGACCCTGCCCAATGTTCTACGCGGCGAGTACGGCAATGTGCCTGAAACATTTCGCCTGATCTGGTGCAACACAAAAATTGCACAGGCTGCGCTGGGATATCCGCATACCGTCCATCAGCTCACACAGCAACTAAGAGACTGTCCTCCGAACCGACTGATCAAAACAGCCTGGGCACTGCGGGCAGCACTGCGAGAACAGGGACCGACGGTGTACGATTGGCTGGTTGAGCTGATTAGCAAACACCCTAACGTGGAATTAGTGTTGGTGGAGTCCGATTTGTAA
- a CDS encoding GNAT family N-acetyltransferase, which translates to MTKATDIIVRPARSEDKTAVLAFCQHTWENHEDYIAQVWDKWIADPTGQILVVEIAGQPVAMTRVVQLAPQEGWWEGLRVDPQYRGLGLVRHLDLAVAQYCHARGITTIRCCVGSWNQGIPEMIQRRGYEPIACYQEHSAIAMPSSRSFQPLIQLAPQDFAAVWQFVGRVQSVPPLFISRGAKWQRLTIEQLQERLELGKVWGDWQQQELQGVLVQSHLESADSALWIGYLEGTFDRFAQPPTADRLPNLLQSIKHLASNLGYSTVSGFFPRTNDWLTLLQQADYQTSPGDEFWVYEKQL; encoded by the coding sequence ATGACAAAAGCGACGGATATTATCGTGCGTCCAGCCCGAAGCGAGGACAAGACTGCCGTTCTCGCCTTTTGCCAGCACACCTGGGAAAATCATGAGGATTACATTGCTCAAGTTTGGGACAAATGGATCGCAGATCCGACCGGACAAATTTTGGTCGTAGAGATAGCAGGTCAGCCCGTTGCAATGACGCGAGTGGTGCAGCTTGCGCCGCAGGAAGGCTGGTGGGAAGGATTACGGGTCGATCCGCAGTATCGAGGACTCGGCTTGGTACGGCATTTAGACCTGGCAGTTGCACAGTATTGTCACGCCAGAGGAATCACGACGATTCGTTGCTGTGTCGGTAGTTGGAACCAGGGCATACCTGAAATGATTCAGCGACGGGGCTATGAACCGATTGCCTGCTACCAGGAGCACTCCGCGATCGCCATGCCATCAAGCCGTTCATTCCAGCCGCTCATCCAACTTGCGCCGCAGGATTTTGCAGCCGTCTGGCAGTTTGTGGGTCGAGTGCAGTCAGTGCCGCCGCTTTTCATCAGTCGGGGTGCGAAGTGGCAAAGGCTGACGATCGAGCAGCTTCAGGAGCGATTAGAGTTGGGTAAAGTGTGGGGAGACTGGCAGCAGCAAGAGCTACAGGGAGTGCTGGTTCAGAGCCATCTGGAGAGTGCCGATTCAGCATTGTGGATTGGCTATCTTGAAGGCACATTCGATCGCTTCGCGCAGCCACCTACGGCGGATCGCCTGCCCAATTTACTGCAATCGATCAAACATCTCGCATCTAATTTAGGGTATTCCACAGTCAGCGGCTTCTTTCCTAGAACAAACGATTGGCTCACCCTGTTGCAGCAAGCAGATTATCAAACTTCTCCGGGCGATGAATTTTGGGTCTATGAGAAGCAACTATGA
- a CDS encoding glycoside hydrolase family 10 protein, with amino-acid sequence MSAPVPQKPARQLRLQKRRLFSLFFCALCLVFLLRQAPIVPQGARTSDEVRGVWMTDVGAALLYYTTRLDDTIAHLAKLQLNTLYPSVWNGGVTLHPSAVAGRAGGMLPLWQKLPRPDPLAGLVKQANRQKLRLIPWFEYGLMVPPRSAIALLHPDWLTTTRNGDQTDEANGQAWLNPAHPEAERFLVDLIVEVAQRYPIDGIQLDDHFGLPVAFGYDAYTVQCYRSEHGGKVPPADPTDEEWMKWRAAHITELMKKIARSVRAVRPSATISLSPNLPTFAYQNYLQDWTKWRELGLLDEVVVQVYRAKASDFAAELANAKLQQLRSGESTAKGKAGIPIAIGIYTGPFLKPKSIQQIQQQVDFVHRENYAGVSFFCWETTFWQLIRPTEEGELHLAQTQRDWDKSP; translated from the coding sequence ATGTCTGCTCCTGTTCCCCAAAAACCTGCCCGCCAATTGCGTTTGCAGAAGCGTAGGCTATTCAGTTTATTTTTCTGTGCGTTGTGTCTGGTTTTCCTGCTGCGTCAGGCTCCGATCGTTCCCCAAGGTGCTAGGACATCAGATGAAGTGCGTGGCGTGTGGATGACTGATGTGGGTGCCGCATTGCTGTATTACACCACTCGGCTTGACGACACAATCGCCCATCTTGCCAAGCTCCAACTCAACACGCTGTACCCATCGGTCTGGAATGGCGGGGTAACACTTCATCCCAGTGCTGTTGCTGGACGTGCCGGTGGAATGCTTCCCCTCTGGCAAAAATTGCCTCGTCCTGACCCGCTCGCTGGGTTAGTGAAGCAAGCCAACCGACAAAAGCTGCGGCTGATTCCCTGGTTTGAATACGGGCTGATGGTTCCGCCCCGATCGGCGATTGCGCTTCTGCATCCAGATTGGCTGACCACAACACGCAATGGTGACCAGACAGACGAGGCGAATGGGCAAGCGTGGCTTAATCCGGCTCATCCCGAAGCAGAGCGGTTTCTCGTGGATCTAATTGTGGAAGTTGCCCAGCGTTATCCGATCGATGGTATTCAGCTAGATGACCACTTTGGGCTTCCGGTTGCCTTCGGCTACGATGCCTACACCGTTCAATGCTATCGATCGGAGCATGGTGGGAAAGTTCCACCGGCTGATCCTACCGATGAGGAATGGATGAAGTGGCGAGCCGCGCACATCACCGAACTGATGAAAAAAATTGCCCGATCGGTTAGAGCCGTGCGTCCCTCTGCAACCATCTCGCTGTCCCCAAACCTGCCGACTTTTGCCTATCAGAATTATCTCCAGGACTGGACAAAGTGGAGGGAGTTAGGACTGCTCGATGAGGTGGTGGTGCAGGTCTATCGCGCTAAAGCCTCCGATTTTGCTGCCGAATTAGCAAACGCCAAGCTGCAACAATTACGATCGGGAGAGAGTACAGCGAAAGGAAAAGCAGGGATACCGATCGCGATCGGTATTTATACGGGACCATTTCTCAAACCCAAGTCCATCCAGCAAATTCAGCAGCAGGTCGATTTCGTTCATCGGGAGAACTATGCAGGCGTGTCATTTTTCTGCTGGGAAACGACATTCTGGCAGCTAATCCGTCCGACTGAGGAAGGCGAATTGCACTTAGCGCAAACCCAAAGGGACTGGGATAAAAGTCCGTAA